The following are from one region of the Magallana gigas chromosome 4, xbMagGiga1.1, whole genome shotgun sequence genome:
- the LOC117688898 gene encoding uncharacterized protein isoform X1: MQHKCFVYMVHVLVNTYLIKSVFTSIGISENTLKRKVMQDPVDMVVEDLQVPAPKKKPGPDRKLDDFDADLMKRTIHDMQLKGQYVSLRQLSDVLVEKGVRLFKSSLGRLVKDLGFRFYKAGSNQRYIGDRNDIVSMRHTYLRSIRKFREEGRPIVYLDETWLNTNHVARGDWVDCPRTSTSAFESHRGGHGRFVPSGKGSRLIIVDAGSSAVGMIPGSALIFESKTGNQDYHDEMNSENFTKWFTEQLLPNLPANSVIVMDNASYHSYLDPESKCPTSSTPKAEIQSWLDRKGIHYAPGMIKAELITLVKQHKPRPKYVIDDLASKAGHTVLRLPPYHCELNPIELVWAELKSFVARSNSTFKKDKVKELFNQARSTYGVEKWRKVESHVIREVEEKLWKLDGVQDEEVAPVVIDLTDSEDSDSDMDTDSGDDENDSDSDESMGFVEESDNEVTCCICGDYNAPGKSRKIVWVECEVCKRWSHRICTKPSLKSGKCVQCWNALYGLNPAPS, translated from the exons ATGCAacacaaatgttttgtttacatggtacatgtactagtaaatacatatttaataaaatctgtttttaCATCTATAGGAATATCTGAGAATACTCTAAAGAGAAAAGTTATGCAAGACCCAGTTGATATGGTGGTGGAGGATTTGCAAGTCCCTGCTCCAAAGAAGAAACCTGGACCCGATAGGAAGCTGGATGACTTCGATGCAGACCTAATGAAGAGGACCATCCATGACATGCAGTTGAAGGGCCAGTACGTTTCATTGCGCCAACTGTCGGATGTTCTGGTAGAAAAGGGAGTCAGGCTCTTCAAGTCTTCATTGGGGAGACTCGTGAAGGATCTTGGGTTCAG GTTCTACAAAGCAGGTTCCAACCAACGCTACATTGGAGATCGGAATGACATCGTAAGTATGCGACATACTTACCTGAGGTCCATTAGGAAGTTTAGAGAGGAGGGTCGTCCTATTGTGTATTTGGATGAGACTTGGTTGAACACCAATCATGTAGCAAGGGGAGATTGGGTGGACTGTCCTAGGACATCTACCTCTGCCTTTGAGTCACATCGTGGAGGTCATGGGCGTTTTGTCCCATCTGGGAAAGGCTCTCGTCTGATAATTGTGGATGCAGGTTCTTCGGCTGTGGGCATGATCCCGGGATCTGCTCTTATTTTCGAGTCGAAAACAGGCAACCAGGATTATCACGACGAGATGAACTCGGAAAACTTTACGAAGTGGTTCACTGAGCAGTTGCTCCCTAACCTACCGGCTAATTCAGTCATAGTGATGGATAATGCTTCCTATCACAGTTATCTGGATCCTGAGTCTAAGTGTCCGACTTCGTCGACACCGAAGGCCGAGATCCAGTCTTGGCTTGATAGAAAGGGTATCCATTACGCCCCGGGAATGATCAAGGCTGAATTGATCACATTGGTGAAGCAACATAAGCCTCGTCCTAAATATGTTATAGACGATTTGGCTTCAAAGGCAGGTCACACAGTTTTGCGTCTACCTCCCTATCACTGTGAGCTTAATCCTATTGAGTTGGTCTGGGCTGAATTAAAAAGTTTCGTCGCCAGGAGCAATTCCACATTTAAGAAAGATAAAGTGAAGGAACTCTTTAATCAGGCTAGATCAACTTATGGGGTTGAGAAGTGGCGTAAGGTAGAGAGTCACGTGATAAGAGAGGTCGAAGAAAAACTGTGGAAACTCGACGGAGTCCAGGATGAGGAGGTTGCTCCTGTGGTCATAGACTTGACGGACTCGGAAGACAGTGACAGTGACATGgacacagattctggtgatgACGAAAATGACTCTGACTCTGACGAATCCATGGGCTTCGTTGAGGAGTCTGACAATGAAGTCACTTGTTGCATATGTGGTGATTACAATGCTCCTGGAAAGTCTCGAAAGATTGTTTGGGTTGAGTGTGAGGTGTGTAAGAGGTGGAGTCACCGCATATGTACCAAGCCCTCTCTAAAGTCAGGTAAGTGTGTCCAATGTTGGAATGCTTTGTATGGACTGAATCCAGCTCCTTCATGA
- the LOC117688898 gene encoding uncharacterized protein isoform X2 has protein sequence MECKQGRVKNIKNPLKRLSLATGISENTLKRKVMQDPVDMVVEDLQVPAPKKKPGPDRKLDDFDADLMKRTIHDMQLKGQYVSLRQLSDVLVEKGVRLFKSSLGRLVKDLGFRFYKAGSNQRYIGDRNDIVSMRHTYLRSIRKFREEGRPIVYLDETWLNTNHVARGDWVDCPRTSTSAFESHRGGHGRFVPSGKGSRLIIVDAGSSAVGMIPGSALIFESKTGNQDYHDEMNSENFTKWFTEQLLPNLPANSVIVMDNASYHSYLDPESKCPTSSTPKAEIQSWLDRKGIHYAPGMIKAELITLVKQHKPRPKYVIDDLASKAGHTVLRLPPYHCELNPIELVWAELKSFVARSNSTFKKDKVKELFNQARSTYGVEKWRKVESHVIREVEEKLWKLDGVQDEEVAPVVIDLTDSEDSDSDMDTDSGDDENDSDSDESMGFVEESDNEVTCCICGDYNAPGKSRKIVWVECEVCKRWSHRICTKPSLKSGKCVQCWNALYGLNPAPS, from the exons ATGGAATGCAAGCAGGGGAGAGTGAAGAATATCAAAAACCCTTTGAAAAGACTCTCACTCGCAACTG GAATATCTGAGAATACTCTAAAGAGAAAAGTTATGCAAGACCCAGTTGATATGGTGGTGGAGGATTTGCAAGTCCCTGCTCCAAAGAAGAAACCTGGACCCGATAGGAAGCTGGATGACTTCGATGCAGACCTAATGAAGAGGACCATCCATGACATGCAGTTGAAGGGCCAGTACGTTTCATTGCGCCAACTGTCGGATGTTCTGGTAGAAAAGGGAGTCAGGCTCTTCAAGTCTTCATTGGGGAGACTCGTGAAGGATCTTGGGTTCAG GTTCTACAAAGCAGGTTCCAACCAACGCTACATTGGAGATCGGAATGACATCGTAAGTATGCGACATACTTACCTGAGGTCCATTAGGAAGTTTAGAGAGGAGGGTCGTCCTATTGTGTATTTGGATGAGACTTGGTTGAACACCAATCATGTAGCAAGGGGAGATTGGGTGGACTGTCCTAGGACATCTACCTCTGCCTTTGAGTCACATCGTGGAGGTCATGGGCGTTTTGTCCCATCTGGGAAAGGCTCTCGTCTGATAATTGTGGATGCAGGTTCTTCGGCTGTGGGCATGATCCCGGGATCTGCTCTTATTTTCGAGTCGAAAACAGGCAACCAGGATTATCACGACGAGATGAACTCGGAAAACTTTACGAAGTGGTTCACTGAGCAGTTGCTCCCTAACCTACCGGCTAATTCAGTCATAGTGATGGATAATGCTTCCTATCACAGTTATCTGGATCCTGAGTCTAAGTGTCCGACTTCGTCGACACCGAAGGCCGAGATCCAGTCTTGGCTTGATAGAAAGGGTATCCATTACGCCCCGGGAATGATCAAGGCTGAATTGATCACATTGGTGAAGCAACATAAGCCTCGTCCTAAATATGTTATAGACGATTTGGCTTCAAAGGCAGGTCACACAGTTTTGCGTCTACCTCCCTATCACTGTGAGCTTAATCCTATTGAGTTGGTCTGGGCTGAATTAAAAAGTTTCGTCGCCAGGAGCAATTCCACATTTAAGAAAGATAAAGTGAAGGAACTCTTTAATCAGGCTAGATCAACTTATGGGGTTGAGAAGTGGCGTAAGGTAGAGAGTCACGTGATAAGAGAGGTCGAAGAAAAACTGTGGAAACTCGACGGAGTCCAGGATGAGGAGGTTGCTCCTGTGGTCATAGACTTGACGGACTCGGAAGACAGTGACAGTGACATGgacacagattctggtgatgACGAAAATGACTCTGACTCTGACGAATCCATGGGCTTCGTTGAGGAGTCTGACAATGAAGTCACTTGTTGCATATGTGGTGATTACAATGCTCCTGGAAAGTCTCGAAAGATTGTTTGGGTTGAGTGTGAGGTGTGTAAGAGGTGGAGTCACCGCATATGTACCAAGCCCTCTCTAAAGTCAGGTAAGTGTGTCCAATGTTGGAATGCTTTGTATGGACTGAATCCAGCTCCTTCATGA